In Pollutimonas sp. M17, a single genomic region encodes these proteins:
- a CDS encoding lipopolysaccharide assembly LapA domain-containing protein, whose product MRYLVWILRLAVFVVVLMFALKNTGPVDVSFFADHVVTGVPLIVVMLAVFVLGVVFGLLIAAPSIMRRRREAARLRRELAKLEEQSRHPNVPAAAVAPETVAPLAPL is encoded by the coding sequence ATGCGTTACCTGGTTTGGATCTTGAGACTGGCCGTGTTCGTCGTCGTCCTGATGTTCGCCCTGAAGAACACCGGGCCGGTGGACGTGAGCTTTTTCGCCGACCATGTCGTTACGGGCGTGCCCCTTATCGTCGTCATGCTGGCGGTGTTTGTGCTGGGCGTGGTCTTCGGACTGCTGATTGCCGCGCCGTCCATCATGCGCCGCCGCCGCGAAGCGGCCCGGCTCAGGCGCGAGCTGGCCAAACTGGAAGAGCAAAGCCGGCATCCCAACGTGCCCGCCGCGGCGGTGGCTCCCGAAACCGTCGCGCCTCTGGCTCCCCTGTAA
- a CDS encoding integration host factor subunit beta: MTKSELIAILASRYPQLAARDTDYAVKTVLDAMTQALAGGQRIEIRGFGSFSLSERSPRIGRNPKSGEKVMVPGKQVPHFKPGKELRERVDSACDAQAPADEDGPEPVFALGQLDTRMMHG; the protein is encoded by the coding sequence GTGACCAAGTCGGAACTGATAGCGATTCTTGCCAGCCGCTACCCGCAGCTGGCGGCGCGCGACACGGATTACGCCGTTAAAACGGTGCTCGATGCCATGACCCAGGCTCTGGCCGGCGGTCAGCGCATCGAGATCCGCGGATTCGGAAGCTTTTCCTTGTCCGAACGTTCGCCGCGCATAGGCCGCAATCCCAAATCGGGCGAGAAAGTCATGGTGCCTGGCAAGCAGGTGCCGCATTTCAAGCCCGGCAAGGAACTGCGCGAACGGGTCGATTCGGCCTGCGACGCGCAGGCTCCGGCCGACGAAGACGGCCCCGAGCCCGTCTTCGCGCTGGGGCAGCTTGATACGCGCATGATGCACGGTTAA
- the rpsA gene encoding 30S ribosomal protein S1 translates to MSTISTSVATGGESFADLFAESIKNQDMKSGEVISAEVVRIDHNFVVVNAGLKSEALIPLEEFLNDQGELEVEAGDFVSVAIDSLENGYGDTILSRDRAKRLSAWLQLEQALESGEMVTGTITGKVKGGLTVMTNGIRAFLPGSLVDLRPVKDTTPYEGKTMEFKVIKLDRKRNNVVLSRRSVLEASMGEERQKLLETLSEGAVVKGVVKNITDYGAFVDLGGIDGLLHITDMAWRRVRHPSEVLQVGQEVEAKVLKFDQEKSRVSLGVKQLGEDPWVGLARRYPQGTRLFGKVTNLTDYGAFVEVEAGIEGLVHVSEMDWTNKNVDPRKVVTLGEEVEVMVLEIDEDRRRISLGMKQCRANPWEEFSINFKRGDKVRGAIKSITDFGVFVGLPGGIDGLVHLSDLSWTETGEEAVRNFKKGDEIDAVVLGIDTDKERISLGIKQLEGDPFNNFVATYDKGAVVPGVIKSVEAKGAVVTLSVDVEGYLRASEISAGRVEDASTVLNVGDNVETMIVNIDRKTRSIQLSIKARDNAETADTIQRMSEASASSGTTNLGALLKAKLDQQRDDG, encoded by the coding sequence ATGTCCACCATTTCCACCTCTGTCGCCACCGGCGGCGAAAGCTTTGCCGACCTGTTTGCCGAAAGTATCAAAAACCAGGACATGAAGTCCGGTGAGGTAATTTCCGCCGAAGTCGTGCGCATCGATCACAATTTCGTCGTGGTCAATGCCGGCCTCAAGTCCGAGGCATTGATCCCTCTTGAAGAATTCCTGAACGATCAGGGCGAGCTCGAAGTCGAAGCGGGTGATTTCGTATCGGTCGCCATCGATTCGCTCGAAAACGGCTACGGCGACACCATCCTGTCGCGTGACCGCGCCAAGCGCCTGTCGGCCTGGCTGCAACTGGAGCAAGCCCTGGAATCGGGCGAAATGGTTACCGGCACGATCACCGGCAAGGTCAAGGGCGGTCTTACCGTCATGACCAACGGCATCCGCGCCTTCCTGCCCGGTTCGCTGGTCGACCTGCGTCCGGTCAAGGACACCACGCCCTACGAGGGCAAGACCATGGAATTCAAGGTCATCAAGCTCGATCGCAAGCGCAACAACGTTGTGCTGTCGCGTCGCTCGGTCCTTGAAGCCAGCATGGGTGAAGAGCGCCAGAAACTGCTCGAGACCCTCAGCGAAGGCGCTGTGGTCAAGGGTGTGGTCAAGAACATCACCGATTACGGCGCGTTCGTCGACCTGGGCGGCATCGACGGCCTGCTGCACATCACCGACATGGCATGGCGCCGTGTCCGCCATCCTTCGGAAGTCCTGCAAGTGGGTCAGGAAGTCGAAGCCAAGGTTCTCAAGTTCGACCAGGAAAAGAGCCGCGTCTCGCTGGGCGTCAAGCAACTGGGCGAAGATCCCTGGGTCGGCCTTGCCCGCCGCTACCCGCAAGGCACCCGCCTGTTCGGCAAGGTCACCAACCTGACCGACTACGGCGCGTTCGTTGAAGTCGAAGCCGGCATCGAAGGCCTGGTGCACGTGTCCGAAATGGACTGGACCAACAAGAACGTCGATCCGCGCAAGGTAGTCACTCTGGGCGAAGAAGTCGAAGTCATGGTTCTGGAAATCGACGAAGACCGCCGCCGCATTTCGCTGGGCATGAAACAGTGCCGCGCGAATCCCTGGGAAGAGTTCTCCATCAACTTCAAGCGTGGCGACAAGGTCCGTGGCGCCATCAAGTCCATCACCGACTTCGGCGTGTTTGTCGGCCTGCCCGGCGGCATCGACGGCCTGGTTCACCTGTCCGACCTTTCCTGGACCGAAACCGGCGAAGAAGCCGTGCGCAACTTCAAGAAGGGCGACGAGATCGACGCCGTGGTTCTGGGCATCGACACCGACAAGGAACGCATCTCGCTGGGCATCAAGCAGCTGGAAGGCGATCCGTTCAACAACTTCGTGGCCACCTATGACAAGGGTGCCGTCGTTCCCGGCGTCATCAAGTCTGTCGAAGCCAAGGGCGCTGTCGTGACCCTGTCGGTCGACGTCGAGGGCTATCTGCGCGCATCCGAAATCTCGGCCGGCCGCGTCGAAGATGCAAGCACCGTGCTGAATGTCGGCGACAACGTCGAAACCATGATCGTCAACATCGACCGCAAGACGCGCTCGATCCAGTTGTCGATCAAGGCGCGCGACAATGCCGAAACCGCCGATACCATCCAGCGCATGTCCGAAGCCAGTGCCTCCTCCGGCACGACCAACCTGGGCGCTCTGCTCAAGGCCAAGCTCGACCAGCAGCGCGACGACGGTTAA
- the cmk gene encoding (d)CMP kinase: protein MTSASADIPVITIDGPTASGKGTIAHRVAQALGWAVLDSGALYRLTALAAQQKGVDVGDEAAVAGVALDLDVSFQGEQVLLDGQDVGALIRQESIGNLASRVAAYGPVRQALLERQRAFRLAPGLVADGRDMGTVVFPDAPLKIFLVADVRARAERRCKQLKEKGISANLSGLLEDMRARDERDRNRANAPLVAAPDAKTVDSSSLSIDETVGIVLDHWSSLGFRAAARRAD, encoded by the coding sequence ATGACTTCAGCGTCGGCAGATATCCCCGTCATCACCATCGACGGCCCCACGGCCTCCGGCAAAGGCACCATAGCCCATCGGGTCGCCCAGGCTCTGGGCTGGGCGGTGCTCGACAGCGGTGCGCTATACCGGCTGACGGCCCTGGCCGCGCAGCAGAAGGGTGTGGATGTGGGCGACGAGGCCGCGGTGGCCGGGGTCGCCCTGGACCTGGACGTCTCATTCCAGGGCGAGCAGGTTTTGCTTGATGGCCAGGACGTGGGCGCCCTGATCCGCCAGGAGAGCATCGGCAACCTGGCTTCCAGGGTCGCCGCCTATGGACCGGTGCGCCAGGCCTTGCTGGAGCGCCAGAGGGCCTTTCGTCTGGCGCCGGGCCTGGTGGCCGATGGCCGTGACATGGGCACGGTGGTGTTTCCGGACGCGCCGCTGAAGATATTTTTGGTGGCCGATGTGCGGGCGAGGGCGGAAAGGCGCTGTAAGCAGTTGAAGGAAAAGGGGATTTCTGCTAATCTATCGGGCCTGTTGGAAGATATGCGTGCGCGCGATGAGCGCGACCGCAACAGGGCGAACGCACCGCTAGTCGCGGCGCCTGACGCAAAAACGGTCGATTCATCAAGTTTGAGCATCGATGAAACGGTCGGGATAGTACTCGATCACTGGTCGAGCCTGGGGTTCCGGGCGGCTGCCAGGCGGGCTGACTGA
- the aroA gene encoding 3-phosphoshikimate 1-carboxyvinyltransferase, producing the protein MTMSPSLCLQPVRAASGQVKLPGSKSISNRVLLLAALADGVTQLDGLLDSDDTRVMLAALSQLGVQVELDGTDRARIGGHCPFTTQSAELFLGNAGTAFRPLTAALAVMGGDYRLSGVPRMHERPIGDLVDALAALGADVRYLGNPGYPPLAIGRGGIRADKPVRVKGSVSSQFLTALLMAAPIHASRASTDVAIQVDGELISKPYISITLNLMARFGVQVQRDGWRRFVIPAGSRYTSPGRIAIEGDASTASYFMALGAIGGGPVHIQGAGSDSIQGDMAFADVVQEMGATVVRRPDSIEVSGPRVAEGEKLKAFDRDFNLIPDAAMTAAALAMYADGPCMLRNIGSWRVKETDRIHAMHTELQKLGAQVESGPDWLRVTPIASSEWKSASIKTYDDHRMAMCFSLAAFGPVPVTILDPDCVSKTFPDYFSVFRELVRA; encoded by the coding sequence ATGACGATGAGTCCCAGTTTATGTTTGCAGCCGGTGCGCGCCGCATCGGGCCAGGTGAAGTTGCCGGGATCCAAAAGCATTTCCAATCGGGTGCTGTTGCTGGCGGCGCTGGCCGACGGCGTGACGCAGCTGGACGGACTGCTCGATTCCGACGATACGCGGGTGATGCTGGCGGCCTTGAGCCAGCTGGGCGTGCAGGTCGAGCTGGACGGAACGGACAGGGCGCGCATCGGAGGCCACTGTCCATTCACGACGCAAAGCGCGGAACTGTTCCTGGGCAATGCCGGGACCGCCTTCCGCCCTCTGACCGCCGCCCTGGCGGTGATGGGCGGGGATTACCGGCTGTCCGGCGTGCCCCGGATGCATGAGCGGCCCATAGGCGATCTGGTGGATGCCCTGGCGGCCCTGGGCGCGGACGTCCGCTACCTGGGGAACCCGGGCTACCCGCCGCTGGCGATAGGCCGGGGCGGCATCCGGGCGGACAAACCCGTCCGGGTCAAGGGGTCGGTATCCAGCCAGTTCCTGACCGCCTTGCTGATGGCCGCGCCCATCCATGCCTCGCGCGCATCGACCGATGTGGCGATCCAGGTCGACGGCGAGCTTATTTCCAAGCCCTATATATCGATCACCCTGAATCTGATGGCCAGATTCGGCGTGCAGGTTCAGCGCGACGGGTGGCGGCGTTTTGTGATTCCCGCCGGATCGCGCTACACCTCGCCGGGTCGCATCGCCATCGAGGGCGATGCGTCGACGGCGTCCTACTTCATGGCCCTGGGGGCCATTGGCGGAGGCCCGGTCCATATACAAGGGGCGGGATCGGACAGCATCCAGGGCGACATGGCGTTTGCGGACGTCGTGCAGGAAATGGGAGCGACGGTCGTGCGCCGCCCCGATTCCATCGAGGTCAGCGGCCCGCGGGTGGCCGAAGGCGAAAAGCTCAAGGCCTTCGACCGCGACTTCAACCTGATTCCCGATGCGGCCATGACCGCCGCCGCCTTGGCGATGTATGCCGACGGCCCCTGCATGTTGCGCAATATCGGCAGTTGGCGAGTGAAGGAGACCGACCGCATCCATGCCATGCATACCGAATTGCAGAAGCTGGGCGCACAGGTGGAGTCCGGCCCCGATTGGCTGAGGGTGACCCCCATCGCCTCGTCGGAATGGAAGTCGGCCTCGATAAAAACCTACGACGATCACCGCATGGCCATGTGCTTCTCGCTGGCCGCCTTTGGCCCGGTGCCGGTGACCATATTGGATCCGGACTGCGTCAGCAAGACTTTTCCCGATTATTTTTCCGTATTCCGCGAACTGGTGCGAGCATGA
- a CDS encoding prephenate dehydrogenase has protein sequence MSGPTASSVQAQPWMPVLAVVGVGLIGGSFASALRQAGAVGRVLGVGRQAASLAQARRLGLIDEIATLEQAAARADLIFLAMPVGATAAVMAELRPLLRPETLVTDAGSTKADVVAAARSALGDRIGQFVPGHPIAGAEKTGPEAADASLYRGRTTVLTPLAENTAAAKAYVTRAWESCGARVLSMEPDIHDTVLASVSHVPHFLSSVFMWQVATAQDSDLRMALAGTGFRDFTRIAAGSAEVWRDIFLSNRPAVLAELREVKDALEQAEQALEDADGDKLQDFLERAALARRFWGSRSGLS, from the coding sequence ATGAGCGGCCCCACCGCCTCTTCGGTGCAGGCTCAGCCGTGGATGCCGGTGCTGGCCGTCGTAGGCGTCGGACTGATAGGCGGTTCATTCGCCAGCGCCCTGCGCCAGGCCGGCGCCGTCGGCCGGGTATTGGGCGTGGGACGCCAGGCCGCCTCGCTGGCCCAGGCGCGCAGGCTGGGCCTGATCGACGAGATCGCCACCCTGGAGCAGGCCGCGGCGCGGGCCGACCTGATCTTTCTGGCGATGCCGGTAGGCGCCACCGCCGCAGTGATGGCCGAACTGCGGCCTTTGCTGCGCCCTGAAACCCTGGTCACCGACGCAGGCAGCACCAAGGCCGACGTGGTTGCCGCGGCGCGTTCGGCGCTGGGCGACCGGATCGGACAATTCGTGCCGGGCCATCCGATAGCCGGCGCCGAAAAAACCGGCCCCGAAGCGGCCGATGCATCGCTGTACAGGGGACGCACCACGGTCCTCACGCCCCTGGCCGAAAATACCGCCGCGGCAAAGGCCTATGTGACGCGAGCGTGGGAGAGCTGCGGCGCCCGGGTGCTGAGCATGGAGCCCGATATCCACGACACGGTGCTGGCGTCGGTCAGCCATGTCCCGCATTTCCTGTCGTCGGTCTTCATGTGGCAGGTGGCGACGGCGCAGGACTCGGACCTGCGCATGGCGTTGGCCGGCACCGGCTTTCGAGACTTTACGCGCATTGCGGCCGGTTCGGCCGAAGTGTGGCGGGATATCTTCCTGAGCAACCGGCCCGCCGTGCTGGCCGAGCTGCGCGAAGTGAAGGACGCCCTGGAGCAAGCCGAACAGGCGCTGGAAGACGCCGACGGCGACAAGCTGCAGGATTTTCTGGAACGTGCGGCGCTGGCGCGCCGTTTTTGGGGTAGCAGGAGCGGTTTGTCATGA
- the hisC gene encoding histidinol-phosphate transaminase, producing the protein MNLEDTKKAAAAAVPDYVLAIAPYQAGKPIGELAREFKLDPAGIVKLASNENPLGLPESARRAMADAISGLGRYPDPNGFELKAALSARYGVPADWITLGNGSNDLLELASLALLAPGASAVYAQHAFTVYRLATQARGARHIMVPARDYGHDLDAMYDAIDEDTRLVFIANPNNPTGTFLPADRIAAFLARVHDRWGDRVTVLLDEAYNEYLDPEFRFDSARWIEQYGNLIVSRTFSKAYGLAGLRVGYAIAQPGLTDVLNRVRQPFNVNSLAQVAAIAALGDAAFLQQSYELNKTGKQVLVEGFTRLGLEFVPSYGNFVLVRVGDAARINLELLKQGVIVRPVAGDGLPEWLRVSIGLPDENARFLDALTATLRAP; encoded by the coding sequence ATGAACCTAGAAGACACTAAAAAGGCCGCCGCAGCGGCCGTCCCCGATTATGTGCTGGCCATCGCCCCTTACCAGGCAGGCAAGCCCATAGGCGAACTGGCGCGCGAGTTCAAGCTGGACCCCGCCGGCATCGTCAAGCTGGCCTCGAATGAAAACCCCCTGGGACTGCCCGAGTCGGCGCGGCGCGCCATGGCGGACGCCATAAGCGGCCTGGGCCGCTATCCCGATCCCAACGGTTTCGAGCTGAAGGCGGCCCTGTCGGCGCGCTACGGCGTGCCGGCCGACTGGATCACCCTGGGCAATGGCTCGAACGATTTGCTGGAACTGGCCTCGCTGGCCCTGCTGGCGCCGGGCGCATCGGCCGTTTATGCGCAGCATGCGTTCACCGTGTACCGGCTGGCCACGCAGGCGCGGGGCGCGCGCCACATCATGGTGCCGGCGCGCGATTATGGCCATGACCTGGATGCCATGTACGACGCCATCGACGAGGACACCCGGCTGGTCTTCATTGCCAATCCCAACAACCCCACGGGAACCTTTCTGCCGGCCGACCGGATCGCGGCGTTTCTGGCCCGGGTGCACGATCGCTGGGGCGACCGGGTCACGGTTCTGCTGGACGAGGCCTACAACGAATACCTGGACCCCGAATTCCGTTTCGACAGCGCTCGCTGGATCGAGCAGTATGGCAACCTGATCGTCTCGCGCACCTTCTCCAAGGCCTATGGGCTGGCCGGCTTGCGGGTGGGCTACGCCATCGCCCAGCCCGGATTGACCGACGTGCTCAATCGCGTGCGGCAGCCGTTCAACGTCAACAGCCTGGCGCAAGTGGCCGCCATCGCGGCCCTGGGCGATGCGGCCTTCCTGCAGCAGTCCTATGAATTGAACAAGACGGGCAAGCAGGTCCTGGTCGAGGGGTTCACGCGCCTGGGCCTGGAATTCGTGCCCAGCTATGGCAATTTCGTGCTGGTGCGCGTGGGCGATGCCGCACGCATCAATCTGGAGTTGCTCAAGCAGGGCGTGATCGTTCGCCCGGTGGCGGGCGACGGATTGCCGGAATGGCTGCGCGTTTCCATAGGCCTGCCCGACGAGAACGCCCGTTTTCTGGATGCGTTGACGGCCACCCTCAGGGCGCCATGA
- the pheA gene encoding prephenate dehydratase, producing the protein MDNSLQARLLPLRERIDALDEQILDLLNQRAATAQEVGKVKQEFDLDGPVLKPEREAMVIRRLQELNKGPFTEQAIDAVWTQIISTCRGLESVLTVAFLGPQGSFSEQAALEHFGHSVTRLRCDSFDEVFRAVEAGQANVGMVPVENSTEGAVNRTLDLLLNSPLKVLGERSIKIHHNLMTQSGTLDGVTRVMAHPQALAQCQAWLTQHYPRLARDAASSNGEAARMASQDPTVAAIAGATAAQAWDLQIVASGIQDDPQNRTRFLAVGAIETLPTDSDKTSIILAVPNRAGAVYDMLAPLAANGVSMTRLESRPARTGQWEYYFYVDLLGHRNEPAVAQALADLKKQVAFFKVLGSYPRQ; encoded by the coding sequence ATGGATAATTCATTGCAGGCCCGCCTGCTGCCTTTGCGAGAACGCATCGATGCGCTGGACGAGCAGATCCTGGATCTGCTCAACCAGCGCGCCGCCACCGCCCAGGAAGTCGGCAAGGTCAAACAGGAGTTCGACCTGGACGGCCCGGTGCTCAAGCCCGAACGCGAAGCCATGGTCATCCGGCGCCTGCAGGAACTGAACAAGGGACCGTTTACCGAGCAGGCCATCGATGCCGTCTGGACACAGATCATCTCCACCTGCCGCGGGCTTGAAAGCGTGCTGACGGTGGCTTTCCTCGGGCCGCAGGGCTCGTTTTCGGAACAGGCCGCGCTGGAGCATTTCGGCCATTCGGTCACCCGCCTGCGCTGCGATTCCTTCGACGAAGTGTTTCGCGCGGTCGAGGCCGGGCAGGCCAACGTCGGCATGGTTCCCGTCGAGAATTCCACGGAGGGCGCGGTCAATCGCACCCTCGATCTCTTGCTGAATTCGCCCCTGAAGGTGCTGGGCGAGCGTTCGATAAAAATCCATCACAACCTGATGACGCAGTCCGGTACGCTGGACGGCGTCACGCGCGTGATGGCGCACCCGCAGGCGCTGGCGCAATGCCAGGCGTGGCTGACCCAGCATTATCCGCGGCTTGCGCGCGATGCGGCGTCCAGCAACGGCGAAGCGGCGCGCATGGCTTCCCAGGATCCCACGGTGGCCGCCATCGCGGGGGCAACCGCGGCGCAAGCCTGGGATCTGCAAATCGTGGCCTCGGGCATCCAGGACGATCCGCAGAACCGGACGCGATTCCTCGCGGTCGGGGCCATAGAGACACTGCCGACCGACAGCGACAAGACCAGCATCATCCTGGCCGTGCCCAATCGCGCCGGTGCCGTCTACGACATGCTGGCCCCGCTGGCGGCCAACGGGGTGTCCATGACGCGCCTGGAGTCGCGCCCGGCGCGCACCGGCCAGTGGGAATATTATTTCTACGTCGACCTGCTGGGCCATCGCAATGAGCCGGCGGTCGCGCAGGCACTGGCCGACCTGAAGAAACAGGTCGCTTTTTTCAAGGTATTGGGATCCTATCCCAGGCAGTAG
- the serC gene encoding 3-phosphoserine/phosphohydroxythreonine transaminase, with the protein MVMRPWNFSAGPSALPLEVLQQAASEMTDWHGCGMSVMEMSHRGKQFTQIRDEAEADLRELLGVPDDFEVLFMQGGATAENAIVPLNLIGRNGSGKADYILTGIWSNKSHKEAQRYGDIAIAASSGAEATLDGVKQDPWTWFPKVQDWKVRPDAAYLHLCSNETIGGVEFADWPDMASLGAAQVPLVVDASSHFLSRPIDFSKASMVYAGAQKNAGPAGVTVVIIRKELVGHALPVCPSAFDYANVAAAGSMFNTPPTYAIYIAGLVFKWLKRQGGVAAIQAANIAKAQALYSYLDDSRFYVSRVHAASRSRMNVPFFLRDESLNAAFLSEAEAAGLMQLKGHKSVGGMRASIYNAVPLEAVQALISYLQDFERRHG; encoded by the coding sequence ATCGTAATGCGTCCATGGAATTTTTCGGCGGGCCCTTCGGCCCTGCCGCTGGAAGTGCTGCAGCAGGCGGCCTCTGAGATGACGGACTGGCACGGCTGCGGCATGTCGGTCATGGAAATGAGCCACCGCGGCAAGCAGTTCACGCAGATACGCGACGAAGCCGAAGCCGATCTGCGCGAATTGCTGGGCGTGCCCGACGATTTCGAAGTCCTGTTCATGCAGGGCGGCGCGACGGCCGAGAATGCCATCGTGCCCCTGAACCTGATCGGCCGTAATGGATCGGGCAAGGCCGACTACATTCTTACCGGGATCTGGTCGAACAAGTCGCACAAAGAGGCCCAGCGCTACGGCGATATCGCCATCGCGGCAAGCAGCGGCGCCGAGGCCACGCTGGACGGTGTGAAGCAGGACCCCTGGACCTGGTTCCCCAAGGTGCAGGACTGGAAGGTCAGGCCCGATGCGGCGTACCTGCACTTGTGCAGCAACGAGACCATAGGCGGCGTCGAGTTCGCCGACTGGCCCGACATGGCGTCGCTGGGCGCCGCCCAGGTGCCGCTGGTGGTGGATGCATCGTCGCATTTCCTGTCGCGCCCCATCGACTTTTCCAAGGCGTCCATGGTGTACGCGGGCGCCCAGAAAAATGCCGGGCCGGCCGGCGTGACCGTCGTCATCATCCGCAAGGAGCTGGTGGGCCATGCGCTGCCGGTGTGCCCATCGGCCTTCGATTACGCGAACGTGGCGGCTGCGGGCTCCATGTTCAACACACCGCCCACCTACGCCATTTATATCGCCGGCCTGGTGTTCAAGTGGCTCAAGCGCCAGGGCGGTGTGGCCGCCATCCAGGCCGCCAACATCGCCAAGGCGCAGGCCCTGTATTCCTATCTGGACGATTCCCGGTTCTATGTGAGCCGGGTGCATGCGGCGTCGCGGTCGCGCATGAACGTGCCGTTTTTCCTGCGCGACGAGTCGCTGAACGCGGCCTTCCTGTCCGAGGCCGAGGCCGCCGGGCTCATGCAGCTGAAAGGGCACAAGAGCGTGGGCGGCATGCGCGCCTCCATTTATAACGCCGTACCGCTGGAGGCGGTGCAGGCACTGATTTCTTACTTGCAGGACTTCGAGCGCCGACATGGATAA